A stretch of Anoplopoma fimbria isolate UVic2021 breed Golden Eagle Sablefish chromosome 4, Afim_UVic_2022, whole genome shotgun sequence DNA encodes these proteins:
- the LOC129090081 gene encoding moesin-like isoform X2, whose product MSTSPPTSCDWMLLVEQKNINVRVTTMDAELEFAILPSTTGKQLFDQIVKTIGLRETWFFGLQYQDSKGFSTWLKLNKRVTAQDVKRDNPLLIKFRAKFYPEDVMEELIQEATQRLFFLQVKECILNDDIYCPPETAVLLASYAVQVKQGDYRKDYHVPGYLAREKLLPQRVLEQHKLNKNQWEERIQVWHQEHKGLLREDAMVEYLKIAQDLEMYGVNYFNIKNKKGSELWLGVDALGLNIYDKKDKMTPKIGFPWSEIRNISFNDKKFVIKPIDKKSPDFVFYVPRLRINKRILALCMGNHDLYMRRRKPDTIEVQQMKAQAREEKNKRQMERALLESEKKKRENAEKETEKIARETMELMERLRQIEEQTKRAQDELEEQTRRALELEKERTIAQEEAERLDKDRRAAVEAKAALLYQSETQIKSQESLATELAELTSKISQLEDAKKKKDEEANRWQERATVVEADLERTKEELKTKLMGVNIQDSVHPHMHEHDETDESSAEASAELTSPGMVRDRSEEERVTEAQKNQRLQKKLKFLSTELAGAVDESKKTPNDLIHAENVKAGRDKYKTLRQIRQGNTKQRIDEFESM is encoded by the exons atgtcaacT TCCCCACCAACCTCTTGCGATTGGATGCTCCTGGTTGAACAGAAGAAT ATAAATGTCCGAGTTACAACCATGGATGCTGAGCTGGAGTTTGCCATCCTGCCCAGCACAACTGGCAAACAGCTTTTTGACCAG ATAGTGAAGACGATCGGGCTGAGGGAGACCTGGTTCTTTGGCCTCCAGTACCAGGACAGCAAGGGCTTCTCCACCTGGCTCAAGCTGAACAAGAGG GTGACCGCTCAAGATGTGAAGAGAGACAACCCTTTGTTGATAAAGTTCAGAGCCAAGTTTTACCCTGAGGATGTCATGGAGGAGCTGATCCAGGAAGCAACACAGCGTCTCTTCTTTCTGCAG gtTAAAGAATGCATCCTAAATGATGACATCTATTGTCCACCTGAGACTGCGGTGCTCTTGGCCTCGTATGCGGTTCAGGTCAAACAAGGAGACTACAGGAAAGACTATCACGTACCGGGATACCTCGCAAGAGAGAAGCTGCTGCCACAGAG GGTTTTGGAGCAGCACAAGCTGAATAAAAATCAGTGGGAGGAAAGAATCCAGGTGTGGCATCAAGAGCACAAGGGATTGCTGAG AGAAGACGCCATGGTGGAGTACCTCAAGATCGCCCAGGATCTGGAGATGTACGGGGTCAACTACTTTAACatcaagaacaagaaaggatcAGAGCTGTGGTTGGGAGTGGACGCACTGGGGCTCAACATCTATGACAAGAAGGACAA GATGACCCCAAAGATTGGCTTCCCATGGAGTGAGATCAGAAACATTTCCTTCAATGACAAGAAGTTTGTCATAAAACCAATCGACAAGAAATCACCG GACTTTGTTTTCTACGTACCCCGTCTTCGCATCAACAAACGTATACTGGCGTTGTGTATGGGGAATCACGACCTGTACATGCGTAGACGTAAACCTGACACCATTGAGGTGCAGCAGATGAAAGCCCAGGCCAGGGAGGAGAAGAACAAGAGGCAGATGGAGAG GGCTCTGCTCgagagtgagaaaaagaaacgAGAAAATGCTGAGAAGGAAACAGAGAAGATTGCTCGTGAGACCATGGAGCTGATGGAGAGATTGAGACAGATTGAAGAGCAGACAAAGAGAGCTCAAGATG agctggaggagcagaCTCGCAGGGCTCTTGAGTTAGAGAAGGAGAGGACGATCGCTCAGGAGGAGGCTGAGCGGCTGGACAAGGACCGCAGAGCTGCAGTGGAAGCTAAAGCAGCCCTGCTGTACCAGTCTGAAACCCAGATCAAGAGCCAGGAAagtctg GCCACTGAGCTGGCAGAGCTTACCTCTAAGATCTCCCAGCTGGAAGACGCCAAGAAGAAAAAGGACGAGGAGGCGAATAGATGGCAGGAAAGG GCGACCGTGGTAGAAGCGGATTTGGAGCGAAccaaggaggagctgaagactaAACTCATGGGTGTCAACATCCAGGATTCAGTCCACCCTCATATGCATGAGCACGACGAGACGGACGAGAGCAGTGCCGAGGCGAGCGCCGAGCTGACCTCTCCGGGCATGGTCCGAGATcgcagtgaggaggagagagtaaCAGAGGCCCAGAAGAACCAGCGGCTGCAGAAAAAGCTCAAG TTCCTGAGCACTGAGCTGGCTGGAGCTGTAGACGAGAGCAAAAAGACCCCCAATGACCTGATCCACGCTGAGAATGTGAAGGCGGGACGTGACAAATACAAGACCCTGCGTCAGATTCGTCAGGGCAACACCAAACAACGCATTGATGAATTTGAGTCCATGTGA
- the LOC129090081 gene encoding moesin-like isoform X1 yields the protein MLSWSLPSCPAQLANSFLTRVLEQHKLNKNQWEERIQVWHQEHKGLLREDAMVEYLKIAQDLEMYGVNYFNIKNKKGSELWLGVDALGLNIYDKKDKMTPKIGFPWSEIRNISFNDKKFVIKPIDKKSPDFVFYVPRLRINKRILALCMGNHDLYMRRRKPDTIEVQQMKAQAREEKNKRQMERALLESEKKKRENAEKETEKIARETMELMERLRQIEEQTKRAQDELEEQTRRALELEKERTIAQEEAERLDKDRRAAVEAKAALLYQSETQIKSQESLATELAELTSKISQLEDAKKKKDEEANRWQERATVVEADLERTKEELKTKLMGVNIQDSVHPHMHEHDETDESSAEASAELTSPGMVRDRSEEERVTEAQKNQRLQKKLKFLSTELAGAVDESKKTPNDLIHAENVKAGRDKYKTLRQIRQGNTKQRIDEFESM from the exons ATGCTGAGCTGGAGTTTGCCATCCTGCCCAGCACAACTGGCAAACAGCTTTTTGACCAG GGTTTTGGAGCAGCACAAGCTGAATAAAAATCAGTGGGAGGAAAGAATCCAGGTGTGGCATCAAGAGCACAAGGGATTGCTGAG AGAAGACGCCATGGTGGAGTACCTCAAGATCGCCCAGGATCTGGAGATGTACGGGGTCAACTACTTTAACatcaagaacaagaaaggatcAGAGCTGTGGTTGGGAGTGGACGCACTGGGGCTCAACATCTATGACAAGAAGGACAA GATGACCCCAAAGATTGGCTTCCCATGGAGTGAGATCAGAAACATTTCCTTCAATGACAAGAAGTTTGTCATAAAACCAATCGACAAGAAATCACCG GACTTTGTTTTCTACGTACCCCGTCTTCGCATCAACAAACGTATACTGGCGTTGTGTATGGGGAATCACGACCTGTACATGCGTAGACGTAAACCTGACACCATTGAGGTGCAGCAGATGAAAGCCCAGGCCAGGGAGGAGAAGAACAAGAGGCAGATGGAGAG GGCTCTGCTCgagagtgagaaaaagaaacgAGAAAATGCTGAGAAGGAAACAGAGAAGATTGCTCGTGAGACCATGGAGCTGATGGAGAGATTGAGACAGATTGAAGAGCAGACAAAGAGAGCTCAAGATG agctggaggagcagaCTCGCAGGGCTCTTGAGTTAGAGAAGGAGAGGACGATCGCTCAGGAGGAGGCTGAGCGGCTGGACAAGGACCGCAGAGCTGCAGTGGAAGCTAAAGCAGCCCTGCTGTACCAGTCTGAAACCCAGATCAAGAGCCAGGAAagtctg GCCACTGAGCTGGCAGAGCTTACCTCTAAGATCTCCCAGCTGGAAGACGCCAAGAAGAAAAAGGACGAGGAGGCGAATAGATGGCAGGAAAGG GCGACCGTGGTAGAAGCGGATTTGGAGCGAAccaaggaggagctgaagactaAACTCATGGGTGTCAACATCCAGGATTCAGTCCACCCTCATATGCATGAGCACGACGAGACGGACGAGAGCAGTGCCGAGGCGAGCGCCGAGCTGACCTCTCCGGGCATGGTCCGAGATcgcagtgaggaggagagagtaaCAGAGGCCCAGAAGAACCAGCGGCTGCAGAAAAAGCTCAAG TTCCTGAGCACTGAGCTGGCTGGAGCTGTAGACGAGAGCAAAAAGACCCCCAATGACCTGATCCACGCTGAGAATGTGAAGGCGGGACGTGACAAATACAAGACCCTGCGTCAGATTCGTCAGGGCAACACCAAACAACGCATTGATGAATTTGAGTCCATGTGA